A window of Aromatoleum bremense genomic DNA:
CGGCGGCGGCGATGATCGTCTCGAAGCCGGTGCCGCACAGGCGCTGCACGAGCAATGCCGGAACGTTCGGGTTCACACCCGAATACAGGCCGATGTGGCGCGGCAGGAAATACGCGTCGAAGCTCGCCTGCGCCATGTTGCCGGCGACGATCGCGTCGACTTCACTCGCCGGGATGCCGCTCCTGTCGAACAGCGCGCGCGCCGCGAAGATGCCGAGGTCGGTCGGCGACACATCGCGCAGCACGCCGTTGTAGTCGGCGAAAGGCGTGCGGCTCCCGGCGACGAGCCAGATGTCGTCGTAGCGCGCGGCATGGGCCGCGGCTTGCGACGCGGCGTAGGAATCGGTCGTGTTCATCGCTGCGCTCCCTGACCTTTGCGCTGCAGGAACTGGCCGATGCGCTCGGCGACTTCCGGGCCGGTCTGCGTGACCGCGGCGGTCAGCGACTCGACGAAGAAGCCGTCGTCGGCCGCCATGTTCTCGATGCGGGCGATCGACGTGACCATCGCCCAGTTCGCCATCGGCGCGTTCTCGGCGATCCGGCGCGCGAGCTGCTGCGCCTTCGCGAGCCCGTCGCCGGGCCCGACGAGGTAATGCGACAGGCCGAGGCGCTGTCCTTCGTCGGCTTCGAGGATGCGTCCGGTCAGCATCATCTCGCCCATCCGCCCGGCGCCGATGATCCGCGCGACCCGCACCGAGGCGCCTCCGCCGACGAAGATGCCGTGGCGCCCTTCGGGCAGCTGGTAGATCGTGTTCGGCTCGGCGACGCGCACGTGGGTCGCGGCCGCCAGCTCGAGGCCGCCGCCGATGACCGCGCCGTGCAGCGCGGCGACGACCGGAATGCCGCCGTTCTGGATGCGGCTGAACACGCGGTGCCAGCTCTGCGAGTGCTTCATGACGCCGAAAGGCTCGCGGTGCTGGTGCTCGGTCAGGTCGAGGCCGGCACAGAAATGCTCGCCCTCCGCGGCCAGCACGATCACTCGGGCGCCGTCGGGGACGGCCGCGAAAGCGTCGTCGATGGCAGCCAGCAGGCGGTCGCTGATCGCGTTGCGCTTGGCGGGGCGCGCCAGCGTGACGGTGTAGATGTCGTCCTCATGCGAGGTTCTTACCAGTTGTTCGGTCATCAGGATGATCCTTTCATGATTCATGCCGAAGTTCTCCGGTCGGCGTCCGGCTACGCGGTGACGACGGACTTGTCCGGCATCGCCGCATACAGGGATTCGATGAGGTCGCGGCGCCGGGTCAGCACCGCGCGCTGGTTGATGTAGCCTTTGTCGGTGATCTCGCCGGCTTCGACCGACGGCGGCTCGGCCATCAGCAACGCGCGCGTCGGGCACGTCGACGAGCCGCCGCCGGCCTGCATCATCGCCGCCATGCCGAGACGCACGCGGGCGAGCACCGCCGGGTTCGACAGCACCTGCTCGACCGGAGCGTCGGAGGGCAGTCCCGGGCACAGCGAACGGCATTCGGGGATGTTCGGGAACACCAGGAAGCCGATGTCGTCGCGGTCATGCCCGGTGACGACAATGTCCTGCGCAACCGGCTTGAGCGCGTCGATGCCTTTGACGCGCAGCGCTCCGACGTGCACCCACGTGCCGGTCAGCAGCTTGAAGTCCTCGCCGACGCGTCCGTCGAACAGCAGGCCCTGTTCGGGACGGGCCGGATCGACGAACTCGACTGCGTCGCCGATCAGGTAGAAGCCTTCGTCGTCGAAGGATTTCGCCGTCAGCTCGGGCTGCTTCCAGTAGCCGGGGAACACGTTCGGCCCCCTGACCCGCACTTCGAGCTTGTCGGCCGACGGCACGAGCTTCAGCTCGGTGCCGGGCACCGGCACGCCGATGACGCCTGAGCGCACCGCCTGGAAATGGCAGTCGGTCGCAAGCGGCGAAGTTTCGGTCGAGCCCCACGACGACACCATCGTGACGCGGCGGCCGGTTGCTTCCTCGGAGAGGTTCTCCAGTTCGGCCCACAGATGTTGCGGCAGCGCGGCGCCAGCGTAGAAGATCAGCTTCAGGCGCTTGAAGAAGCTGTCGCGCAGCGCCTTGTCGCGACGCAGCACCGGCACCAGCATGTCGAACGCACGCGGCACGCTGAAATAGATCGTCGGCGAGACTTCGCGCAGGTTGCGCAGCGTCCTGTCGAGCAGCGCCGGCGTCGGCTTGCCGTCGTCGAGATACATGCTGCCGCCGAAGCGCAGCACCATGTTGAAGTTGTGGTTGCTGCCGAAAGTGTGGCTCCACGGCAGCCATTCCATCAGCAGCGGCGGCTCGTGGCTCAGGAAAGGCCACACCAGCTCCTTCGCAAGCTGACTCGCGCACAGCATGCGCTGGGTGTTGATGACCGCCTTCGGCGTACCGACCGATCCCGACGTGAACAGGAACTTCGCGGTCGTGTCCGGCGTGATCCGGGCAAACGCCTCCATCACCGCCGCCTCGTCGCTGTTCGCCTCGATATCGGCGAACGGCACGCAGCCGGCAGTCGATTCGCTGCCGCCCCCGGCGACGACGACGCCGTCGTGCAACGGCCCGATCGCATCGATCGCCGCCGCAAACTTGCCGACCGGATCGGCATAGATGACGCCCGGCCGCAGCAGCTCGATGTTCGCCTTCAGCTTGACGAAATCCTTCGACATCAGCGAGTTGCCCGACGAGATCGCACACGAGGGCACGCCGATGTGCATCGCCGCGAGCATCAGCAGCGCATGCTCGATCGAGTTGTCGGAGAGGATCGCCACCGGCCGCTCGGCCGACAGATTCTGGCCGAGCAGCCAGGTCGCGATCGCGACGACGCGGCGCCG
This region includes:
- a CDS encoding crotonase/enoyl-CoA hydratase family protein, coding for MTEQLVRTSHEDDIYTVTLARPAKRNAISDRLLAAIDDAFAAVPDGARVIVLAAEGEHFCAGLDLTEHQHREPFGVMKHSQSWHRVFSRIQNGGIPVVAALHGAVIGGGLELAAATHVRVAEPNTIYQLPEGRHGIFVGGGASVRVARIIGAGRMGEMMLTGRILEADEGQRLGLSHYLVGPGDGLAKAQQLARRIAENAPMANWAMVTSIARIENMAADDGFFVESLTAAVTQTGPEVAERIGQFLQRKGQGAQR
- a CDS encoding feruloyl-CoA synthase, which gives rise to MSTVISDIDAMFARPVVNIEARPDGSRILRSGIPLPDSYARCVGEWLERWARDTPERLFLAERNAAGEWHRVSYGEARRRVVAIATWLLGQNLSAERPVAILSDNSIEHALLMLAAMHIGVPSCAISSGNSLMSKDFVKLKANIELLRPGVIYADPVGKFAAAIDAIGPLHDGVVVAGGGSESTAGCVPFADIEANSDEAAVMEAFARITPDTTAKFLFTSGSVGTPKAVINTQRMLCASQLAKELVWPFLSHEPPLLMEWLPWSHTFGSNHNFNMVLRFGGSMYLDDGKPTPALLDRTLRNLREVSPTIYFSVPRAFDMLVPVLRRDKALRDSFFKRLKLIFYAGAALPQHLWAELENLSEEATGRRVTMVSSWGSTETSPLATDCHFQAVRSGVIGVPVPGTELKLVPSADKLEVRVRGPNVFPGYWKQPELTAKSFDDEGFYLIGDAVEFVDPARPEQGLLFDGRVGEDFKLLTGTWVHVGALRVKGIDALKPVAQDIVVTGHDRDDIGFLVFPNIPECRSLCPGLPSDAPVEQVLSNPAVLARVRLGMAAMMQAGGGSSTCPTRALLMAEPPSVEAGEITDKGYINQRAVLTRRRDLIESLYAAMPDKSVVTA